A window from Fusarium musae strain F31 chromosome 8, whole genome shotgun sequence encodes these proteins:
- a CDS encoding hypothetical protein (EggNog:ENOG41), translating to MAQSEVDKVTQDLEKLNFHHPYTPYDVQEQFMKAVYNILETGNGQVGILESPTGTGKSLSLICASLTWLRNHKSNQLEASIQESAEAYKDEPSWLVEQLLRRKREELVTRWEDREKRLETLRLKEKAQEERSRKRRRVEDFVPSRSRVEDEDDEWLLDDPDDLDTGPHDALSGLSKETREVLASIGLGGAKKPEQEDDLLEEPIKVRMSSMNRKIYYTSRTHSQLSQFITELRRPSFPPSLPISLAKSEETKIEAVKLLPLSSRQRLCINPTVSRLGSVQAINDRCSELQQPKSGQKCPFVPKEDLLSQTHQFRDSALATLPDIEDLHQLGKSLSVCPYYASRTALPGAEIITLPYPLLLQRSARDALGVKLEGSVVIIDEAHNIMDAVANVHAAEIKLSDLRRGRAMLGVYVKKFGKKLKSVNRVNVGRVGRVIDGLSEWMDGALKFKQEHGIVDPNDLTRSKGIDQINMFELIQYIQESKLAFKIESYISHVESEDTNSKTPRSSSPVLHTLVSFLIASTNLSSEGRIFYQKIKGPNLDIQLSYLLLSPTYAFSSIASSARAVVLAGGTMSPFDDYKDHLFPSLKQEKITTLSCGHVIPPENLCVWTLASSRPGAPPFEFSFQKRGDTQMITQLGIAILNLCSLVPDGVVIFFPSYGYLDEVVAVWQKSQGNAQPIWDRLASRKALFKESRGASSDEVLQEYSDAILGEKSNGKGALLLSVVGGKMSEGINFSDRLGRCVIVIGLPYPNIASPDWKAKIEYIETTTQNNLTAQGVAKEEAISKGKQTARDFYENACMRAVNQSIGRAIRHRGDYAAIVLVDRRYGTERIRGKLPGWIRGGLVKDSHEKGLGGLMGAVGGFFRGKKSKSQNQ from the exons ATGGCGCAATCCGAAGTGGATAAAGTCACgcaagatcttgaaaagTTAAACTTTCATCACCCGTATACACCTTATGATGTTCAAGAGCAGTTTATGAAGGCTGTTTACAATATTTTGGAGACTGGTAATGGGCAGGTTGGCATATTGGAGAGCCCGACTGGTACA GGGAAGTCACTGTCATTGATCTGCGCCTCACTAACTTGGCTCCGCAACCACAAATCCAATCAATTAGAAGCATCTATCCAAGAATCAGCGGAAGCTTATAAGGATGAACCGTCATGGCTTGTTGAGCAGCTTCTCCGCCGCAAGCGCGAAGAGCTCGTTACCCGCTGGGAAGATCGAGAAAAGCGTCTTGAGACCCTTCGTCTTAAGGAAAAGGCACAAGAAGAACGTTCCCGTAAGCGTCGACGAGTTGAAGACTTCGTACCCAGTAGATCACGCgtagaagatgaagatgacgagtgGTTGCTTGATGACCCTGATGATCTCGACACTGGACCTCATGACGCGCTTTCTGGCTTGAGTAAAGAGACACGAGAAGTCCTTGCGAGTATCGGCTTGGGAGGGGCAAAAAAGCCTGAGCAGGAAGATGATCTTTTGGAGGAGCCAATCAAGGTGCGAATGTCTTCGATGAACCGTAAA ATCTATTACACGTCAAGAACACATTCTCAACTTTCGCAATTCATCACCGAACTTCGTCGCCCCTCATTTCCACCTTCACTGCCAATATCACTCGCCAAGAGCGAAGAGACGAAGATAGAAGCAGTAAAGCTTCTACCATTGTCATCCCGACAGAGATTATGCATCAATCCCACTGTCTCACGCCTTGGGTCCGTACAGGCCATCAACGACCGGTGCTCAGAACTTCAACAGCCAAAGTCGGGACAGAAATGTCCCTTCGTACCCAAAGAAGATCTACTTTCTCAGACACATCAATTTCGCGACTCGGCTTTGGCCACACTGCCCGATATCGAGGACCTTCATCAACTTGGCAAATCACTCTCTGTCTGCCCATATTACGCATCGCGAACTGCCTTACCAGGCGCTGAGATCATTACACTCCCGTACCCTTTACTGCTGCAGAGGAGCGCCAGAGATGCGCTTGGCGTCAAGCTGGAGGGAAGTGTTGTTATTATCGATGAGGCGCATAATATCATGGATGCGGTGGCAAATGTGCATGCGGCTGAGATTAAGCTGAGCGATCTGCGAAGAGGACGCGCCATGTTGGGCGTTTATGTGAAGAAGTTTGGCAAGAAACTCAAAAGCGTCAATCGAGTCAATGTTGGGAGAGTGGGAAGAGTCATTGATGGTCTAAGCgagtggatggatggggcactcaagttcaag CAAGAACATGGTATCGTGGACCCCAACGACTTGACCCGATCAAAAGGTATTGACCAGATCAACATGTTTGAGCTCATTCAGTACATCCAGGAGTCAAAGCTTGCCTTCAAGATCGAAAGTTACATATCCCATGTCGAGAGCGAGGATACAAactccaaaacaccaagatcCAGTTCGCCAGTTCTTCACACCCTAGTATCATTCCTCATCGCCTCCACCAATCTCAGCTCCGAGGGACGAATATTCTACCAAAAGATCAAGGGGCCAAACCTTGACATACAACTTTCTTACTTGCTCTTATCCCCGACTTACGCATTCTCATCTATCGCGTCTAGTGCGAGAGCAGTTGTGCTTGCAGGAGGTACAATGTCGCCATTTGACGATTACAAGGACCACCTATTCCCATCACTGAAACAAGAAAAAATCACCACTCTCAGTTGTGGACATGTCATTCCGCCCGAGAACCTCTGCGTCTGGACACTGGCCTCGTCAAGGCCTGGGGCACCACCCTTTGAGTTTAGCTTCCAGAAACGAGGCGATACACAAATGATAACGCAGCTGGGCATTGCCATTCTGAACCTCTGCTCATTAGTCCCCGATGGTGTCGTTATCTTTTTCCCCAGCTATGGATATCTTGATGAGGTGGTAGCTGTTTGGCAAAAGAGTCAGGGGAATGCACAGCCAATCTGGGATCGACTGGCCTCACGAAAAGCACTCTTCAAAGAATCAAGGGGCGCATCAAGCGATGAGGTCCTCCAAGAATACTCCGACGCCATCCTCGGCGAGAAGAGCAACGGCAAAGgcgcccttcttctcagtgtcGTAGGTGGTAAGATGTCAGAAGGCATCAACTTCTCCGACCGTCTCGGTCGATGCGTCATAGTAATCGGATTACCCTATCCCAACATCGCATCACCAGATTGGAAAGCAAAAATCGAGTACATCGAGACAACGACACAAAACAACCTCACGGCGCAAGGCGTGGCGAAAGAAGAAGCTATAAGTAAAGGCAAGCAGACAGCGAGAGACTTTTACGAAAACGCTTGTATGCGGGCAGTTAACCAGAGTATCGGCCGTGCAATCCGGCACCGGGGCGATTATGCGGCGATAGTTCTTGTGGATCGACGATATGGCACGGAGCGAATCCGGGGCAA
- the 60S_2 gene encoding 60s acidic ribosomal protein P2 (EggNog:ENOG41), whose protein sequence is MPTRTSKTRKHRGHVSAGKGRVGKHRKHPGGRGLAGGQHHHRTNMDKYHPGYFGKVGMRYFHKQPNHFWKPIINLDKLWSLVPQETRDAYVSGEKKDTVPVLDLLPLGYSKVLGKGRLPEIPLVVRARWVSRLAEQKIKQAGGVVELVA, encoded by the exons ATGCCTACCCGTACTTCAAAGACCCGCAAGCA CCGCGGTCACGTTTCCGCCGGTAAGGGACGTGTCGGAAAGCACCGCAAGCACCCCGGTGGTCGTGGTCTTGCTGGTGGtcagcaccaccaccgtACCAACATGGACAAG TACCATCCCGGTTACTTCGGTAAGGTTGGTATGCGATACTTCCACAAGCAGCCCAACCACTTCTGGAagcccatcatcaacctcgacaagCTGTGGTCTCTCGTCCCCCAGGAGACCCGTGACGCCTACGTCTCcggcgagaagaaggacaccGTCCCCGTCCTCGACCTCCTCCCCCTCGGTTACTCCAAGGTCCTCGGCAAGGGCCGTCTCCCCGAGATCCCTCTGGTCGTCCGCGCCCGCTGGGTCAGCCGCCTTGCTGAGCAGAAGATCAAGCAGGCCGGTGGTGTCGTCGAGCTTGTCGCTTAA
- a CDS encoding hypothetical protein (EggNog:ENOG41~BUSCO:EOG09262GWQ), protein MSAAVHQHVEEHFDIHEDLRTEDTEMMAEEERTEEAAPIDEDERVESVQQANQQHHIQKMQNQQPQQEPQEEEEEEEEESEDEAVDRTVQADMDKLQNDFPGFRNRYRLIKRIGEGTFSTVYKAEDIMYDHYDNSWDYEDDSSKWTPPPNATDSPVSHRPRRKARYVAIKKIYVTSSPSRILNELELLHDLRQCPSVCPLITAFRETDQVVAILPYFRHGDFRTYFRDLTITEISVYLRELFTALKSVHDHKILHRDIKPTNFLYDPGTQRGVLVDFGLAEREGSDAKPCLCHESREVRKHRQTNSVWAQNAATPQAGYPKSDTRSSRRANRAGTRGFRAPEVLFKCTEQTTSIDIWSAGVILLTILSKRFPFFNSADDVEAMIEIATIFGTKRMKAAGLLHGCVFETSIPTVGQGGFSMEKIIMWSTCRGDEKPLTGEEKLAINFLEWCMELDPGRRITAAEALNHDFLLLGEIEAERQENEQAMAGH, encoded by the exons ATGAGCGCCGCGGTTCATCAGCATGTTGAAGAGCACTTCGATATCCATGAGGATTTGAGGACGGAGGATACGGAGATGATGGCAGAGGAGGAGCGCACTGAAGAGGCAGCTCCGATAGATGAAGACGAACGCGTTGAGTCAGTACAGCAGGcgaatcaacaacatcacattCAGAAAATGCAAAAccaacaaccccaacaaGAGccccaggaggaagaggaagaagaggaggaggagtccGAAGACGAAGCCGTTGACCGAACCGTCCAAGCAGACATGGACAAGTTACAGAATGACTTTCCTGGTTTTCGCAATCGGTATCGCCTGATCAAACGCATCGGTGAAG GAACATTCTCTACCGTCTACAAAGCCGAGGATATTATGTACGACCACTACGACAACAGCTGGGACTACGAAGACGATTCGTCAAAATGGACACCACCGCCCAATGCAACTGACAGTCCTGTGTCTCACCGTCCCCGTCGCAAGGCACGTTACgtcgccatcaagaagatctaCGTCACGTCAAGTCCCTCGCGAATTCTCAACGAGCTTGAATTACTCCACGATCTACGCCAATGCCCCTCTGTCTGTCCTCTGATCACCGCATTCCGCGAAACCGACCAGGTCGTGGCTATCCTGCCTTACTTTCGACACGGAGACTTCCGCACGTACTTTCGCGACTTGACTATTACAGAGATCTCTGTTTACCTTCGAGAACTCTTCACCGCCCTGAAAAGTGTTCATGATCACAAGATTCTGCACCGAGACATCAAGCCCACCAATTTTCTGTACGACCCAGGTACACAGCGCGGTGTCTTGGTCGATTTTGGTCTTGCCGAGAGGGAAGGGTCTGATGCCAAGCCTTGTCTATGTCACGAGTCCCGAGAAGTCCGAAAGCATCGCCAAACAAACTCAGTCTGGGCACAGAATGCTGCGACTCCCCAAGCAGGATATCCCAAGTCTGACACACGGTCATCCCGACGTGCCAATCGCGCTGGAACAAGAGGTTTCCGTGCTCCTGAGGTTCTCTTCAAGTGCACAGAGCAAACTACATCGATCGACATCTGGTCTGCCGGCGTTATCTTACTTACCATTCTATCTAAGCGCTTCCCATTCTTCAATTCGGCTGACGACGTTGAGGCCATGATTGAGATAGCGACTATCTTTGGTACTAAACGCATGAAGGCTGCAGGCTTACTACATGGGTGTGTCTTCGAGACCAGCATCCCCACCGTTGGTCAAGGAGGCTTCTCAATggagaagatcatcatgtGGAGCACATGCAGAGGCGATGAAAAGCCTCTAACAGGAGAGGAAAAGTTGGCCATCAACTTTCTCGAATGGTGTATGGAGCTGGATCCTGGCAGGAGAATAACAGCTGCGGAAGCATTGAACCACgattttcttctcttgggtGAAATTGAGGCTGAGAGGCAAGAGAACGAGCAAGCAATGGCGGGGCATTGA